Within the Deinococcus arcticus genome, the region CTTGACGCAGACCTCGTCCAGATGCCATCGAGAACCCCGCCGGGGTTCTCGATGGCGCAGTTCCTCGGTCAGGAGTGGGGCGAACTTGATGTTCCACTGACGGAGGGTCTCGTGACTGATACTAAACTGAAGTAAAGATTGTGCATTATGCATTAGGAAGCCAGTGGAAAAACGTCGTGTGCGAAACCAGCGCCTCTTGGGTCATCAGCCAAGCACATCGCTCGTCAACGGCCGCGAGCAACTCAGCTCGGCTGTTCCAGGCGCGATTGACCAACCCCGCTTTGATCGGTGGCCACAGATGCTCGGCGGGCATCAATTCTGGTGTGTAGGGTAGAGAAAACATCAGTTCGATGCCTTCAGGACAGATCACCCTCTTGCTGCGGTGCCACCCGGCATTGTCGACATAGAGGATGATGTGGGCCTCGTTGTGGGGATCGACGCGTGCCTTAAACAAGTGCAGCGCGGCATTGAAGGACGCCACATCGACACTGTCGAATCGCAGCAGGTCACAGCGTCCCGTCAAGGGATGGACGAAGCCGTACACGTACAGCCAGGCATACCCGTTGCTGTGGGGAACGCTCTGGCGTTCCCCTCTCTTCATCCAAGTTTTGCTGAGGACGCTTTTCGTGCCGTACCGCGCTTCGTCCTGGCACCAGAACTCGACCCGCTGCTCTGGGTGCGCTCGCTGCCTTGCTTTAACCAGCGCCCGGATTTTTTTTGCTGTTCCTGTTGCGCTTCCTCACTGGCGGCCTTGGGATGAACGGGCCGCCCCTTTTGCCTGGAATACCCAAGCCGGTGCAGATACAGCAACGCGGTCGTCGGATCGACGCGTCGGCCGGTGTGAAGCTCAATCCACTCAGCGACCTTCCGTGCAGTCCATTCCCCACCATCATCGGGTGCGGCCTGGAGGCGCGCATCAAGCGCGGCTCGCCCTGCAGCATCCAGAACGGGGGGTTGACCTGCTCGGCCTTTTCGATGGTCCTCTATGACGTCAGGGCCGTGCTCGTTGTAGAGCCGGACCACACGGGACAGCCAACTTCTGGCGCGTCCAAGCTGCTGGACAAGCACTGCTCGTGAAGCGTCAGGATGCAGCGTCAGTGTTCGGAGGGCAAACCAGCGATCACGCTCGTCGGCCGTCGATGCATGACGTTGACGGCGCAGCAGCTCGTCTGCACTGAGGTGGTTCAGGGGAATCAACGCTTTGATGCGCTAACTATACTTTAGATTTATATGACCTGAACACCACGCTCGTGAAGCAGTTCCTGAACGTCCCGCTGGCTGAGGGGGAAGCGGTGGTAGAGCCGCAGGGCATACCCAATGACACTCAGCGGGAATCGATGTCGATAGGGCTTCCGGTCAGTCACAGCTCGGCAGCCTATCAGCGTTAAGTTGCCAGAACCCTCCGGAGCAATGCAGGAGAATCAGGCATGACCTCAGCCGCTTACCAGATGAACTGGAGTATCGAACACCTGCTCACGAGCGATGACCGCACTGACCTGACGCTTGAGCGGGTCAAGCAGCACGAGGGTCTGCCCCGGTTCTGGCCCCTGGAAACTTACGTTCCAGAGGGGCTGCCCGCGCCCATCATCTTCGCCGCGAACTTCGGGTACGTGACCTACACGCACTTCCCTAGTAATGACCCGCAATGGCCCATCATGTCCCGCAAGATGCTCGACACGCTCCTGGCTGTGCGCGAGTTCCCGCACCGGGCCATCCCGGTCGCGATCACAGACCCGATCGTGTACCGCGCTGATCCTGACCCGAGTCCCGACTTCCTGGAGCAACGTCTCAAGTCTGCCAACCACGACTATGTGATCGTGCAGTTGACCCAGCACCTCGACATCCTCAATGAAGAGGCTTCAGGTGTTGAGCGTGATCCCGACATGCCCTGGTGGGTTGGCATCGACCAGTACGTGCTCGATATTCCCGCGAGTGGCTTGCCCCCCATCTTCCGCCTGAGCATCCAGCCGGCCCAGTTGTTCATCTTAGCCGAAGCTCGGCAGGCCCTTGCTGCCGCCGGACTTGCCGGGCCCGTCTACCTGCCCCTTAACGGCTATACGAATGGCGGGGGCGAGGAGGTTGACGTGCCGGTGCCCGTGCCAGAGGTGCCTGAGGGAGCGTGACGGCTCAAGTTGTCCGATAGTCGCGTCCCTGACCCTCAGCTGTACGCCTCAACAAGCCAGTCTGGCAGTGGAGTTGACCCGCTGTAGTGGACAGGGAGTTAAGCGGCCCGCGACGACTGCTCAAACTCCGCGGGGCTGAGATAGCCCAGCGACGAATGCCTACGTTCCCTGTTGTAGAACACCTCAAGGTCGCTGAACAAGGCCGACCGCGCCGCCTGCCGAGTCGCAGAGACCGTCTCGGCAACCTCCGCCCGCTTGAGATGTGCGAAAAAGCTTTCCACGACGGCGTTATCCCAACAATCCCCCTTGCGGCTCATCCTGCACGTCATCCTCAGGCCCTCCAGAGCGAGTCGGTCGGCCCGACTCGCCTATTGGCTTCCCCGATCCGAGTGATGCAGCAGGCCCGGCGGCGGGCGACGACGTTCGTACGCCATCCGTAGGGCTGCCAAGGGAAGGTCGGTGGTCATGCGCTCACTCATCGACCAGCCCACCACCCTGCGCGAGTGCAGGTCAATCACCACCGCCTAGTACACCCACCCTTCCCTGGTCCACACGTAGGTCATCCCATGGCAGGATCTCGAGGGACCCTTCCGGCGTGAGGATGACGGTGAAGAGGCGATCGAAACCTTCTTCGAGGGTGGGCGTCTGCCAGCGTTTGGCTGTTGAGTAGATGGCGACGTCGGGAACGCGGGCCTTGCCCACGCGGCGGGCGTTGCGCTCAATGGACGCAGGAACATCCCGGGGGAACACGTAGCCGGTCACCCGCGCGCCGCAAGTCCGCGCGAGCACGATGGCGTCCGAACGGTCTTCGACTGCTGGATTGGTGTTGTCCAGCACGACACTCTGGCCGGCCTCCAGCGCCTCCTGAAGGAGGTGCTGCTGGCGCCGGGCCTTGTTGCGGTTGTGGGGGAACAGGTCCTTGCTGACGTGCGCGTGCGTCTGTGCGAAACGTGCCCGGAAGAAGGTCGTTTTGCCGCTTCCAGACAACCCCACCAACACGACCAGCTCCAACGGGTGACCTGCAGGTGTCACGGTAAGGTCGTCAGCGAGGATGTCGAGATTTGAACTGCCGGAGCAGCCGCACCCCTTCCGGAATTCCGAGGCGTGACTCAACCAGCGTCCGGGCGTCACCTATGGTTCGCGGCGCGTACCCGGGCCCGCCACAGCCACAAGAGGCAAAGACCAGCCCATGTGCGGCCAGATATTCCACCTTGCGCCAGGCCAACACGTCGGTTCTGACCGGGGCTTTGAAATCGTGGCCCATGATCGTCATGCTGGCCCGGCAGTGCGGGCAGATCTTCGTGGCACCATTGGCTCTTCGGTGAGAAGCTTTAAAGGTCTTCCGGCACGAGAAGCACGCGTAATGCGTTTTGTAGGGGATCAGGGCGTACCGACACATAAGAACCTCCCCAGGAGTGTAGGGAATGCATCGACAGAGGACATGGGCTGGACGGCCTACGCCACGCGCGAGGAGCCGCGCTCGGGAGCAGGATTCTGACCCGTTTTCAGCTCATGACACGGCTCAACAGATCACCCCTGCCC harbors:
- a CDS encoding IS630 family transposase, with amino-acid sequence MRALVKARQRAHPEQRVEFWCQDEARYGTKSVLSKTWMKRGERQSVPHSNGYAWLYVYGFVHPLTGRCDLLRFDSVDVASFNAALHLFKARVDPHNEAHIILYVDNAGWHRSKRVICPEGIELMFSLPYTPELMPAEHLWPPIKAGLVNRAWNSRAELLAAVDERCAWLMTQEALVSHTTFFHWLPNA
- a CDS encoding winged helix-turn-helix domain-containing protein — protein: MLVQQLGRARSWLSRVVRLYNEHGPDVIEDHRKGRAGQPPVLDAAGRAALDARLQAAPDDGGEWTARKVAEWIELHTGRRVDPTTALLYLHRLGYSRQKGRPVHPKAASEEAQQEQQKKSGRWLKQGSERTQSSGSSSGARTKRGTARKASSAKLG